DNA from Brassica napus cultivar Da-Ae chromosome C4, Da-Ae, whole genome shotgun sequence:
GATGTCATTGGAGAACTTGATAGGAAGTGCAGGTGCCAGTTACACAAACCAACCACAACCGCCAAGTGTGATGTCCTCCCTCCTCTGCAACCAAGTGATTTCTTCCTGCCGCCATTAATGGCTGAAGCTGCGGCTATGGAAATTCTCTTCAGATCGTGACGTTGCTCTTCTGCGTATTACCCATCGGTCATAAAACTTGATAGATGAGTTCTagccaattttttttgtcgtaCTTAACTTGGAAACCGACTTCTTGACCGAGACGAACACCAAGCTCATGAGCCACCCTCTTGTCAGTGGCGACTGGCGAGGACAGCCACACGATGTGGCTGTGTAATACCGATAACCACACTTCAAGAACTGACTTGCTTTGAGCCAAAGCCAGCTTCATAAGGAACTGAAAGATTCAGAAAGAGGATTAGATTAAGCATTGAAACCAAAACCCTCAGACATGAGCAAAACCTGACCTGAGGAACTCGAGTGGTTTTACCACAACCGGTCTTTCCAGAAATAATAACGGTGGGATGATAATTGATAGTCTCCATGATTTCCTGCTCCATCATAATTATAGGAAGATCCTTCCACGTCTGTTCAACTTCAGCTGGTCTTGAAACATGAACTACAAACACAGGTCCTTGTGTCTCTCTCATCATACTTTTCGTTATCAAAACCCATTAAAAACCAATCAAACCAAACATACATCATAgccaattttaaaaaaaaaaaaaaattgacaaaccATTCTTTGTAAGCCTTCTTCATCATCACGACAATTGTCTGTAGATTCATATACATCGTTTCATTTTCTTCACGGACCTCTTAAGCAGAGATCATCATCACTTTGGAATCGAGCTCGTTGGGATGAATAAGTTGGTCAGAATCGGATTGAAGAGCCGGGATATGGATTTCAGGTGTGGTAGGCTCGCCCATACAAAAATCAGAGTTGTCATTTTCCTTGACTGGTTCATCAGACAAAACACCAGCTTTAGAGTATTGCTCTCCTGCGTTTCTCCAGCTTCGTATCAGactaaaacacacaaaaggAGAATCAAAACAACACAATTGACTAAACTATGTAACAAAGAGAGAAATTGCGGTTGCTCTCTTACTCTTCTGATGACTTTTGAAGATTGTAAAAGCGAAGACACATCCTCATATATTTCATACTTGCTGCATAAACTCAATACCAAActcatataaacaaaaataatgaatgaATTTTGAAGTGAAGAAAGAGTGTAAGCATACTTTAacaaatcagatttttttttgcagagagGAGCTCTTTCTCCCTGTCTTCCTCAAGTTTCTTCAGCTCCAGTTTCTGAGATTTGCTCAAAGTCCTCTTCTTATCACACATTCGTTTACAGGTTTTAGTCAGGAGGATTGAACTACTTCAAAAATCTTATTGctttgattagggttttatcTAAAACCTTACCTTGTTGGATCTTTTATTCTGCTTCTTCCTTGGAGGCATTATATCTAAATTACAATTGGCTCCCTTCATGTTTTGCCGATAAACTGAAAGATGAAGAAGGCAAGGATCGattaaaagacaaaattattgcatacatatatatatatatatagagagagagagagccaccGATTTGAGCCACTGAATCTCTCGAACCTCCAGTCTTGGTGGCAGAGAACATGTAAGAATCGTCGCAGATTGAACAGTGGATGAACCCTAAAATTTGATGGAAGGAGGAAGTCGAAAGGGATTTCTGTCTATCGGGGCTGAACTTCTTCGGTTAAGCCCACAAAATGAAGCCCAAAAATGACAAAGACATCCCCTAAATGAAACGCAGTGGATTGATGGATGGACACGTGTCACGATTATTGAACTCGAATTTGTGACATGGCATCCGAGCCGGACACTCTAGGAGGGATACAAAGCttactttttatatatagatagatgtaGTAAAAGTACAACGCTGAGAGAAGGTGGAATGCAACTGAGCTGATCATCCAAATCAatctaataattaataattaaattaatattttttagtaaaaacaAGAGAAATTAGGTTATATATACctaaaaaaacttatatttagGTAAGTACCCTAAACTCTATTGACATTTCTAAATCCCAACATTATCCCTACCCGAACTATATCATCTCTCTCTTACTAGCCTTCTCCTAaataactctattttttttctcaagtcTCATTTTCTCTTCCCcaatatttcattttctatttgatatctaacacaattttcttttacaaatGAGTTTTTTTCCACAACTAGATTTTTAACtgataaatatttgattatatgCTACAAATTAAACCTTGTGAGCAAATACatgtttaattagttttaacCAGCCGATTTGAAAATGTCGatatatatttccaaaaaaCTGTGGTTTGATACATGATTGCAAATTTCCACATAACATATTGTATTAACGGATACATACTTTTTTAGCggttacaaaatatgaaaacgcttttcaaaatctgtgggtATGATGTTTATAAATAGCTTGAGTTAgctatatatgttttgttaaatACTACAAAATAGATTATCAGGCTAACTTAACCATTATTTgtttaacttttatatttttaacggTTAATCATTATGATATCATATTATAAGTAAACTAATAAGTTACATCTACCATATTTCTTACACGGTAAATAACATATTACATTGAGATCATTGCTAGTGTTACAtgataagtatatattttataataaacaaGTTATCCACTAACAATTTATATAACATCTTAAGtttgttacaaaatagttttgttCATACGATACAAagtttgttagatttttcttaatAGTTAACCATGATAACTTAATCATTAGaatctatgtttttatttagatgTTATCAAACATGTTAGACGCTTTTTAAACTAGTTGGTGAGATGTCCAAAAATAACTAGTTAACTATTATCTGTCTAACTTAACCATTATCTGTTTAAGTTATGATATCATATTATAAGTAAACTAATAAGTTACATCTACCATATTTCTTACACGGTAAATAACATATTACATTGAGATCATTGATAGTGCTACATGataagtatattttttataataagcAAGTTACCCCCTAACAATTTATATAACATCTTAAGtttgttacaaaatagttttgttCATACGATACAAagtttgttagatttttcttaatAGTTAACCATGATAACTTAATCATTAGAATCTATGTTTTTAGTTAGATGTTATCAAACGACGCTTTTTAAACTAGTTGGTGAGATGTCCAAAAATAACTAGTTAACTATTATCTGTCTAACTTAACCATTATCTGTTTAAGTTATGATATCATATTATAAGTAAACTAATAAGTTACATCTACCATATTTCTTACACGGTAAATAACATATTACATTGAGATCATTGATAGTGCTACATGataagtatattttttataataagcAAGTTACCCCCTAACAATTTATATAACATCTTAAGtttgttacaaaatagttttgttCATACGATACAAagtttgttagatttttcttaatAGTTAACCATGATAACTTAATCATTAGAATCTATGTTTTTAGTTAGATGTTATCAAACATGTTAGACGCATTTTAAACTAGTTGGTGAGATGCCCAAAAATAACTGGTTAACTATTATCTGTCTAACTTAACCATTAtctgtttaatttttatatttttaaaggtTAATCATTATGATATCATATTATAAGTAAACTAATAAGTTACATCTACCATATTTTTTACACGGTAAATAACATATTACATTGAGATCATTGATAGTGCTACATGataagtatatttttataataaacaaGTTACCCCCTAACAATTTATATAACATCTTAAGtttgttacaaaatagttttgttCATACGATACAAagtttgttagatttttcttaatAGTTAACCATGATAACTTAATCATTAGAATCTATGTTTTTAGTTAGATGTTATCAAACATGTTAGACGCATTTTAAACTAGTTGGTGAGATGCCCAAAAATAACTGGACTTAGCTTATACATAATTTGTTAGATGCTATAAAATAGGTTACCGTTTTAACTTAATCGTTATAACTTATATCGTAATCCCTAATTCATCCATTGATTTTCAGTTTGAAATATTAAATGAGAGATATATAAACTGGAGAAGAAAAATCTATATAACCGTGATTGGAATTGATATTCCAGAATTCATGTTTGTAAGCTTGGTTCTCTTTGAATCTGTGATTAATTAGCATATGATTGGTGCAGAAAATAGAGTAAGTGATGactaagagagaagaagaagactggtTTGTTTGAGAAGAAGTTTTTTCAATAACGATTGAAAAAGGAGATAAACGGGTAAGTGGTAGAGATGAGGTcaggaaagaaagagaaacaagATGAGAGTTTGGGCAGCgataaaacaatcattttatgtgtaaattgctacagagtctagggATTTCCATGGGTTTAAGTTAGTTTCTTAATTTTGGTTGTTTTTATGTATATACAGTAAATTATCTctaaaaacaaatactaaaaacgCCAAAAATGatgtattaataaaaacaaatagggAGATAAAGCTTTTTTAAAAAGGGAGCAGGCAGAGAGTCGAAACCAAAGTCTTATAAATAGAGAAAGTGATCATTCATCTTCCCTCGAGAGAAGATCCCAAAACAAAAGTCttttctctcagtctctcttaATATTCCTTCACCGGAGAAAGAAACCGAAACAGGATCATGGCGTCTCAAACgcaagacgaagaagaagtccACCACCGCAAGAAAGAAGACGCACTCGACGAAGAACCGGAGCTTATTGACCTGAACATAGAAGCCAAACACGAAGACGATGACAACATCGTGGCCTCAGAGTCGTCAGAGACAAGGGAAGCAAAGAGGCAGAAAGTGGAACAAGAAGTCAAAGACGCTAATCAAGAAGACGATGCCAAGAAGATCGCGGCCTCTGAGTCAGCAGCGACAAGCCAACAAGAAGTCAAAGATGCTATTACGATGATGGTGCCTTCAACGACAACACCAAGAAGCTTAACTCAAGAAGAAGCAAAGGCAAAGGAAGATGATGCTCGCGCCTCACGCATGCTTGCGTCTACGAGCAAAGACTTAGTCCGACCCGGGCTGGAAATAAACGATTACGACGTCGACGACTCAGAACAAACCTTGATGTTTCTCACCCGATGGAAAGCTCCGGAGACTCCACCTGAAAAGATCATCCACCGCAGCTTGGTCGAGCAATGCAGCAGACCGATCCAAAAGCAACTAACAACGAGCGACGTGACACAGAACAGGCTCTCTTTATCGAACTCGcaagtgaggaagaagtttcagCAGCTTCTTGGCGACGAGTCAGGGAGAAAGGAGAGTGGGTTCACGGTTTACGGACCAGACGGGAAGGTTCATGAGATTTGGGTACGTAAGAAGAAGAGGTCGTTTGATTTGACGATAGGGTGGTGGACGTTCGTGGAACAGTATGGGCTCAAGGAGTGTTG
Protein-coding regions in this window:
- the LOC111212014 gene encoding putative B3 domain-containing protein At4g03170 is translated as MASQTQDEEEVHHRKKEDALDEEPELIDLNIEAKHEDDDNIVASESSETREAKRQKVEQEVKDANQEDDAKKIAASESAATSQQEVKDAITMMVPSTTTPRSLTQEEAKAKEDDARASRMLASTSKDLVRPGLEINDYDVDDSEQTLMFLTRWKAPETPPEKIIHRSLVEQCSRPIQKQLTTSDVTQNRLSLSNSQVRKKFQQLLGDESGRKESGFTVYGPDGKVHEIWVRKKKRSFDLTIGWWTFVEQYGLKECCDFVTVWMFMHSVTRRICLAVDVTRFAFRKQVSKRISQAAFDDSA